The Lutra lutra chromosome 1, mLutLut1.2, whole genome shotgun sequence genomic sequence CCAAGGGGCTGCTGCACACAGAGCCTGGGAGTCCCCTGGCTCACGTGCTGTCCGCTGCAGGTACTACCGCGGCGCAGTGGGCGCGCTGCTCGTGTACGACATCGCCAAGCACCTGACCTACGAGAACGTGGAGCGCTGGCTGAAGGAGCTGCGGGACCACGCTGACAGCAACATCGTCATCATGCTCGTGGGCAACAAGAGTGACCTTCGCCACCTGCGGGCCGTGCCCACTGACGAGGCTCGTGCCTTTGCAGGTGAGGCGTGGAGGGGCCGGAACAGGTGTGGCTGGGGGGCAGCACGGGTGTCACTCGGGGACGCCCGCCCGGGCCCTCCCCCAGGGGCCACATTCCTAAAAGTGGGACTGTGACTGAGACATCAGAGAAGCAACTGGAAGGCAGGCAGCTCACCCCGGCCCCAGTCCGCTGCCATCTTCACTGTGTCCCTGGCCTCAGCCAGTGTCCCCTATCTGAGGGGTGGGCATCTCAATCCTACCTCTTTGGCCCCCACCATTCAGTTCTTGGGCCAGGCAGCGGGCAGGCAAGCCCCACCGCCAACCTGGGCAATATTCTTTTTGTTCCAGAAAAGAACAACTTGTCTTTCATTGAGACCTCAGCATTGGATTCCACCAACGTCGAGGAAGCTTTCAAGAACATCCTCACAGGTGGTCACAGGGTTAGGCTGGGGTCACAGTAACCCCAGCATGCCCCCTGTGTGTGGGCCTGGGGAGGACACCCCCGCCCCATTGCCCGCTCCAGAGCACAGCCCCTGCCTGAAGCTTTAGTCTTGAAAGCCACAAGCCGGTCTGGATAGACCGGACAGACATGGCGCGCTTCATGGGATCAGGGCAGATCCTGAGGACATAGAGACACCCTCCATCTGGCTGCTGTGGGGCCCTCTGCTGTGGCCCCACCGGCGAACAGCCTGCTGGGTCAGCCACGGAGGCACAGGGCCCCTGGGCGTTTATTCTGAGGAGGAGGAGCCTCTGATCTTACGGAGAAGAGGccaggcttgggggaggggcggggccatAACCAGACACGGGGCCGCCCTTGCTGGGCACCCAGCCAGCATCGGGTGTCCAGGTGGGAGCCTTCAGGGGCCCAGCCCCTGCCAccatttccccccaccccgaTGTGATGGGGGTGCCCCACAGGGTAAAGGGGGGGGTTCCTTTGAGAGGGGGTCTTGGGCTCCGCCGGGGTTGGTGCTCCCTGGAGGCCATGAGGTCCAGATGGGTCACCCCGCATTCCCCCACCTGCAGAGATCTACCGCATCGTGTCTCAGAAGCAGATCGCGGACCGCGCAGCCCACGACGAGTCCCCCGGCAACAACGTGGTGGACATCAGCGTGCCGCCCACCACTGACGGACAGAAACCCAGCAAGCTGCAGTGTTGCCAGAACCTGTGAGCGCTCTGCGCCCCGCCCGAGCGCGCCTGCGCGTCCTCGTCctccgcccgccccgccccgcgctgCGCTCCCCGGCCCCGCCCTCTCCGTCCCTCCGTGACTGTGACCGGCTCCTGCCCTCACATCGAGCTCCGCATGGCTGGCGGGGGCCCAGGAAGAACAGGAGTTGAGTGGCACCTGCCGTCCCGCTCGAGGAAAACCAGACTCCCGGGTCGCCGCGCCTGCTTTTCTGGGGTCCCGGTGTGCATCTCGGCGGGCCAGGGAGGGTGGCAGCCTAGACGGGCCGGTCAGAGGCGAGGAGGAGGGGCGCGCCAAGCGGGCTTCTCCAGTTTTCCACGGCAGACTCCAGGGAGCgattgcctccctccctctgtggccAGTTGGCCCCACCGGTCCCCCGATCCCCACCCAGAACCCCCTTCCGAGCTGATGCTCAAAGAGCAAGGCGCCAGGGGGCCGGGGCAGGCGGACACTCTTGGCTCCCGGTCCCCTTGCTCCCCCACGCACAGCCAGCACCGGCACACGCCTTCGACCTCTCCCGTGCGTGCGCGACTCCAGCTCCTGCCTGTAGATTTATGCCGGGGGAAGACCCCTCTCCCCCCTCACTCTCTGTTTGCACGCAGCGCgctctccagcccctccctgtgcccctctctgtCTTGTCTCCCGTCTGGTCAGGAACCCGTTTGCAAGTGAAGCAATATCTCCGTGTTTTGTATATACAACCGCTCTTGTAGCctttggtttttttgttattgtagaGAAACACAGATTCTTTATACACTTTGTAAGATTGACGCCAAACCCCAGCTCTCGATCTCTTATTCTCCCTGTGGCCCCCCGCACTGTTGCCCCGATGCCTCATTTCTCCCGCCCGTTACTAAAATGTATAATCCGACTTCCTGTACAGAAACCTGCCGCTGCGCCTTTGTCTTCATTCTCTCCGCCAGGCGCCATGCCTGGGCCCCTGGCTCCCCGAGGCACACGTCCTGCTGTGGGCTGCATCCGCCCGGCTCAGCCCCGCAGGGAGCTAGACGACCAGGTCCAAGCACCACCCGGGACAGTGCGGAGGCCCACGAGCTGGGCACAGGGCCCTTGGcctgcgggggaggggtgggtacCCTCTCCTAGCTGACCCTGTGGCTGGGGGATGTATTCAACTTCTTCCTGGAGATGACGGTGCCCCTTGGCAGGGGCTGAGCTGTACCCACTGCTCCCTGTTCTTAGCCCTGGGATTGGACCGTCCCTGCTTCCGTCTGCTGCCCGTGGCCGCTCCCTCCACTGGGGTCCCGCCAAGGACAGGCAAAAGGGGCTCATCCAGGGGATGTTGGTCATGCCATTGCCACCCCAGCTCATCTGATCCCAGGCTGACCTTTAAGGAGGGCCCAAAGGGAGGATGCTGGTgatggaggggaggcaggtggcctggagtttctctgcctctgcccaggaTCCAGCTTCTCCCCTGGTCCATGTGGGCAGAGATGGCCTGAGGGCCATTTGCCACTATGGAGGAAGTGTCGctatcccccccacacacccccatccctgccctgaCCATGTGACCCAATGTGTCCTCTCTCACCAGAGTGCCTGCCCCTGTTCTAGAAGCTCTACCCTCTGGCTGAAGCCACTTATACCCTTGACTCCTAGAAGAGCCGGCAGAGATGGGGGTCTACTCCCTCCCAATGTCAGGCTTTGGCTGCCCTGCCTGGCTAGCTGGGCAAACCCAGGCAGTCTTTCCAGAGGAGGCCTGAGCCACAGGGGGCTGTTCTGTAGGGAAGCTGGAGTGACCCAAGGTGTGTGCTCCAGCCTAGGGGACAGCCCGAGCCAAGGCTAGCAACAGGACAGTGCGGAATCTGGTAGGCCACACGCACTTCAGTGGCCATTCACTCGGACCCTGGGGGTGCTGAATCTGGATTTGGGAAGGGTGGgtgtgggagggcagagggagggcagaggcttcAGGGAGTCCCAGTGAAGTAATGAGGCACCCTGGAAAGTTTCAGGCAGTCCAGAGATCAGATCTTTCCTGCACCTCCGCGAACTGGCCAGGCCTGAGGCACATACGAGGGAACAAGACTGACAGCGACACTGTCCCCCTGGGGGTCACAGTCGAGCCATGTCATTTCAGTTACTCTGATTTCCGTGATGTAGGAAGCCCAGCATGTCCCtcagtgccaggccctgttcgTAAGTCTTTCCTTAATGGCAAAATAGACATCAAATTGGCCATCTTGACCGTTTTTCAGCGTACAGCTCAGAGTGCATTAAGTTTTGAGCAACAGCCCCCACTGTCCGTCTCCAGAACTCTTCGTCTTGGAAAACTGAGACTCTGGCCCCGTGAAATACCATCTCCCCACACCACCGCCCCCGCCCCATCCCTGGCACCATCTACTTCCTGTCTGTGAATTTGACTCCTCAAGTGGACCTCCTGTAAGTGGAATCCTACACCGTTGTTCTttcgtgactggcttatttcacttagtataatgtcttcagggttcatTGGTGTTGCAGTGGATGTTACGCTTTCCCTTCTAATCAAAGGCTGAATGATCGTGCCTTGTACGGACGTCCCACttctcatttatccattcatccatcagcggatatttgggttgcttccacttgCTGGGGGTCGTGCACCATGCTGTGACGAGCGCGGGTGTACAGATAGGTGCTCAGGTCCCTGGTTTCCGTTCTTTTGGGTAGATAGTCAAAAATGAGATCGCTGGGTCACAGGGTAACTCTGGGTTTATTTTTCCACAAACTGCATTAACCTAAAtaaattatgtcatttaaaagtggagagaggggctcctgggtggctcagttggttaagcatccttcttcagctcgggtcatgatcccaggattgtgggaactagtcccacatcaggctcctcgctcagtgaggagtctgctgcttcttctgcctgcggctcccctggcttgtgctctctttctctccctctctcacaaataaaatctttaaaaaaaaaaaaagtggtaagaatggggtgcctgtgtgtctcagtcagttaagtgtctgccttcagctcaggtcatgttcccagggtcccatgtcgagctccctgctcagtggggagtctgcttctccctctccctctgcccctcccctctgcatgatcattctctctctctctgcttgctcagtctatcaaataaataaaatgttaaaaaaaaaaaagggcaggatAGTCTTAATGATAAGCCCACTACCCAGCTTCAACCAATCTGGCTTCACCCCATTCTCTTCCTTTGCACAAATCCCAGACATGATCCCCCtctaaatatttctctcttttttaaagattttatttattggggtgcctgggaggctcagtgggttaggcctctgcctttggctcgggtcatgctttcagggtcctgggatcgagtcctacatcgggctctctgcttggcagggagcctgcttccccctctctctctgcctgccgctctgcctacttgtgacctctgtctgtcaaataaataaaatcttttttaaaaaatattttatttattaatttgacagagagagaacacaagcagggggagcagcaggcagagggagagcgagaagcaggcttcctgctgagcaaggagtctgatgtggggctcgatcccaggacccctggatcatgacccgagccacccaggcacaccattcattttaaaatgtacatccAGTGGTTTTTAGTGCTTGCACAAGGTTGTGCAAACACTACActttaattcagaatttttttttcaccgctccaaaaagaaacctcatatcCATTTAGCATTTCCTCCCTATTTCCCCTTCCCTAGTCCccagcaaccaccaatctgctttttgtctctatggaCCTATGGTGTTATTTCCCTTGGGCCTTTGTCCCCTGCATTTCCTGTAAATGAACAGCTGGATCTAGAGTTTGATCAGATGTAGGGCTGAGCGCTCCATAGGAGTCATGTGCACACATCAGGAGACGGACGATGCCAGCAGCGTGTCTCTTATCTGTGTTGTTTGTAGCGGCTGCAAAGCATTACCTAGATTCACAATCCGTTAGGGGTTACAAAACGGTTGTATTCAAAATCTAGCCttatgtgctcgcttcggcagcacatatactaaaaattggaacgatacagagaagattagcatggcccctgcgcaaggatgacacgcaaaatCTAGCcttatgcatttatttctggaataCATCTATAAAGAGAAGTTTCCCTTCATCTGTCTGGTTAACCTGAGGTCCAGATAGATTATAAAGGTCAGCATAAATACTTAGTTCGTCCCTTTCTTGtcaatttctgaattttataagTTTCAAGATTTTGAATTGATTCCCATGAAGGCTTCAAAAGTGACTGTTTTTTTGAGTTAAAATGCATGGATTTACTCCTTCGTTGGGGACAAGCTTTCAAACAGTGCGCTGGATGGGAATGGAATTGGGTAGGAGGTATATGTTTGGGACTGGGTCTTGACTAGTGTGTATCTAGGAGTTAGCTTGCACATGGGGCAAGGGAGTGGAAAATTAGTAAAttcggggcgcctgtgtggctcagtcatgtCTCCCTTCAggtggggtcatgatcctaggtcctgggtccaagccccacattgggctcctagctcctgcttctccctctcccactccccctgcctgtgttc encodes the following:
- the RAB11B gene encoding ras-related protein Rab-11B, whose product is MGTRDDEYDYLFKVVLIGDSGVGKSNLLSRFTRNEFNLESKSTIGVEFATRSIQVDGKTIKAQIWDTAGQERYRAITSAYYRGAVGALLVYDIAKHLTYENVERWLKELRDHADSNIVIMLVGNKSDLRHLRAVPTDEARAFAEKNNLSFIETSALDSTNVEEAFKNILTEIYRIVSQKQIADRAAHDESPGNNVVDISVPPTTDGQKPSKLQCCQNL